A DNA window from Pirellulales bacterium contains the following coding sequences:
- a CDS encoding phospholipase, whose translation MALTAELLRQLHRIHTQLADLRDRLDRGPRRIQVHQRNVEQMEAALAAAQDAVKQTKLRIDRKQLDLKANETKVAELKVKLNAAASNKEYQALVDQIAATEMAGSVLADEILEAFDKVDALQVAVAEAEKNVAAGRTELAKTRDTVAAESQVVTGDVARLEQELVEAEKKLPGDFRPEYNRLIRSKGSEGMAEMAGGVCQGCGQKVTLQMENDLMMDKAVSCKSCGRILYLGE comes from the coding sequence ATGGCCCTGACCGCCGAATTGCTCCGGCAATTGCATCGCATTCACACGCAACTGGCCGACTTGCGCGACCGACTCGACCGCGGACCCCGCCGGATCCAAGTCCACCAGCGGAACGTCGAACAGATGGAGGCTGCCCTGGCTGCGGCCCAGGACGCGGTCAAGCAGACCAAGCTGCGCATCGATCGCAAGCAACTTGACCTCAAGGCGAACGAAACCAAGGTTGCCGAGTTGAAGGTCAAACTCAACGCCGCGGCGAGCAACAAGGAGTATCAGGCTCTGGTCGACCAGATCGCCGCCACCGAGATGGCCGGCAGCGTACTGGCGGACGAGATCCTGGAGGCTTTCGACAAGGTCGACGCGCTGCAGGTGGCCGTCGCCGAGGCGGAGAAGAACGTCGCTGCAGGCCGGACCGAGTTGGCCAAGACGCGCGACACGGTCGCGGCCGAGTCGCAAGTCGTCACGGGCGACGTGGCCCGACTGGAGCAGGAACTGGTTGAAGCGGAAAAGAAGCTCCCCGGAGATTTCCGCCCCGAGTACAACCGCCTGATCCGCAGCAAGGGTTCCGAGGGGATGGCCGAAATGGCCGGGGGCGTCTGCCAGGGATGCGGGCAGAAGGTGACGCTGCAGATGGAAAACGACCTGATGATGGACAAGGCCGTCTCCTGCAAATCGTGCGGCCGGATCCTGTACCTCGGCGAGTAG
- a CDS encoding galactose mutarotase, with translation MEFTAENKHGMRAKWCSLGATLMEWHVPDRDGEFADVVLGFDAELEYLGPDNQYFGCTTGRYANRIAGGKFVLDGVAYKLAANNGPNHLHGGVDRSLSRVEWSAEPFEDTGASGVKFSYVSPDGEEGYPGELTTTVTYTLTDAGTIRIEYEATSDAPTPVNLTNHSYFNLAGAGAATVLDHELRLDADHYTPKDATGIPTGVVASVEDTPFDFRKRRKLGARIAELTGHEADGYDHNYVLNGQLGTRRLIAELWEPTSGRVLRCFTDQPGVQLYTGNFLWGQTCKGGQVYAKHSAVCLETQHYPDSPNHPDFPSTTLRPGETYRQVCVYEIGVEAE, from the coding sequence ATGGAATTCACGGCGGAAAACAAACACGGGATGCGGGCCAAGTGGTGCTCACTGGGCGCCACGCTCATGGAATGGCACGTCCCCGACCGCGACGGCGAATTCGCCGACGTCGTCCTGGGCTTCGACGCCGAACTGGAATACCTGGGCCCCGACAACCAGTACTTCGGCTGCACGACCGGTCGGTACGCGAACCGGATCGCCGGCGGAAAATTCGTCCTCGACGGGGTCGCCTACAAACTGGCTGCCAACAACGGCCCCAACCACCTTCACGGCGGCGTCGACCGCAGCCTTAGCCGGGTCGAATGGAGCGCGGAACCGTTCGAGGACACCGGCGCCAGCGGCGTGAAATTTTCGTACGTCAGCCCCGACGGCGAAGAGGGCTATCCGGGCGAGTTGACAACGACCGTCACCTACACGCTGACCGACGCGGGAACGATCCGCATCGAGTACGAGGCGACCTCCGACGCCCCGACGCCGGTGAATCTCACAAATCACAGCTACTTCAATCTCGCCGGCGCGGGGGCTGCGACGGTTCTCGACCACGAGTTGCGGCTCGACGCGGATCACTACACCCCCAAGGACGCCACGGGTATTCCCACCGGCGTCGTCGCGAGCGTCGAGGACACCCCGTTCGACTTCCGCAAGCGAAGGAAACTGGGCGCGCGGATTGCCGAACTGACCGGGCACGAAGCCGACGGATACGACCACAATTACGTCCTCAACGGCCAGTTGGGGACGCGGCGATTGATCGCCGAGTTGTGGGAGCCGACTTCGGGCCGCGTGCTGCGGTGCTTCACCGACCAGCCGGGGGTGCAGCTCTACACAGGCAACTTTCTGTGGGGGCAGACCTGCAAGGGGGGGCAGGTGTACGCAAAGCACTCGGCGGTTTGCCTGGAGACGCAGCACTACCCCGACAGCCCCAACCACCCCGACTTTCCGTCGACGACCCTCCGCCCAGGCGAGACGTACCGGCAGGTGTGCGTCTACGAAATCGGGGTCGAGGCGGAGTAG
- a CDS encoding NAD(P)/FAD-dependent oxidoreductase: protein MADFKVTELDENLDFDALSYWDVVIIGAGPAGLAASLTTAHRGLTTLVIEAKDRAGGQPQFLYPDKKIVDIPGFPDGISGEELSDRVYRQAVDALVQFRFNDELVAVEDTDQTERDDPLKRVIAKSGAYLCRKVIIACGLLHFPRRLPVLDALESRSVYYKVPKIGDYNGARVVVIGGGDSAMDAAVMALDRGAAVDVVVREETPIAKADTVDRVRDSGGRVHRLCEVASAAYDGGAIAATLTSGEVLAADYVIVQIGFLSAKETFQRLDLRLNEDGSIAIDPYFETSRRGIFAVGDVHGDIKLVTVAWAEGIQAAIYAFKEITSPYWLNEKRLKDQKIAMIGDKISQAARGR, encoded by the coding sequence ATGGCCGACTTCAAAGTCACCGAACTTGACGAGAATCTCGACTTCGACGCACTCTCTTACTGGGACGTCGTGATCATCGGCGCCGGGCCGGCGGGGTTGGCGGCGAGCTTGACGACGGCCCACCGCGGACTGACCACCCTGGTGATCGAGGCCAAGGATCGCGCCGGCGGGCAGCCGCAGTTTCTCTATCCCGACAAGAAGATCGTCGACATCCCCGGCTTTCCCGACGGCATCAGCGGCGAGGAACTGTCGGACCGCGTCTATCGGCAGGCGGTCGACGCGCTCGTGCAGTTTCGCTTCAACGACGAGCTGGTCGCCGTCGAGGACACCGACCAGACCGAGCGCGACGATCCGCTCAAACGGGTGATCGCCAAGAGCGGCGCCTATCTGTGCCGCAAGGTGATCATCGCCTGCGGGCTGCTCCACTTTCCGCGAAGGCTGCCGGTGCTCGATGCGCTCGAATCGCGGAGCGTGTATTACAAGGTTCCCAAGATCGGCGACTACAACGGCGCGCGGGTCGTCGTGATCGGCGGCGGGGACTCGGCGATGGACGCCGCGGTGATGGCCCTCGATCGCGGCGCGGCGGTCGACGTCGTCGTGCGCGAGGAGACGCCGATCGCCAAGGCCGACACGGTCGATCGGGTCCGCGACAGCGGGGGACGCGTCCACCGCCTGTGCGAGGTCGCCTCCGCGGCCTACGACGGGGGGGCGATCGCAGCAACCCTCACGTCCGGCGAAGTTCTGGCCGCCGACTACGTCATCGTACAGATCGGCTTTTTGTCCGCGAAGGAGACTTTTCAACGGCTCGATCTCCGGCTGAACGAAGACGGCAGCATCGCGATCGACCCCTATTTCGAGACCAGCCGCCGGGGGATTTTCGCGGTGGGAGACGTTCACGGCGACATCAAACTGGTGACAGTCGCTTGGGCCGAGGGAATCCAGGCCGCGATTTACGCCTTCAAGGAGATCACCAGCCCGTACTGGCTCAACGAAAAGCGGCTTAAGGACCAGAAAATCGCCATGATCGGCGATAAGATTAGCCAGGCGGCGCGGGGCCGGTAA
- a CDS encoding type II/IV secretion system protein — translation MDAGQILLKHGLVTGDDLVRADQSRTNGERVDQRAVDLGMVPEEAALRALGSELGIDFLDLESAEVDLSLLASFPQKLIHRHAMFPVRRTGAGMVVATSDPLDLFPLDDAAAAVGVPVLPILATREHIAKRIKAHLGVGSETIEGLLAQREEEEVELVEGLQVDDAEISAQVQEASVVRLVNEILLEAIDSRASDVHIESQPSGVRVRYRIDGLLQAQPTPPEINRFQAAIISRLKIMARLNIAEKRLPQDGRIKLKVHGREVDVRVSVIPMLHGEGIVMRLLDKGRMNFSLAKLGMERTLHEQFEQLIQMPHGIVLVTGPTGSGKTTTLYSALLHIKSEDTKIITTEDPVEYQLEGINQIQVHPKIGLTFAASLRSILRHDPDVVLVGEIRDFETAENAIQASLTGHLVFSTLHTNDAPSAYTRLVDMGIEPFLVASTVEAVMAQRLVRTLCPKCREPFDPIRDDLPPDFPWDSFVKLDLPLYRPGGCRECRGGGFAGRQGIFELCPTSESVRQLAHDRASSWEIRKAAVADGMRTLRQDAWLKVLEGRTTVDEVLRVTKGDRL, via the coding sequence ATGGACGCAGGACAGATACTCCTTAAACACGGGCTGGTGACCGGCGACGATCTCGTCCGGGCCGATCAGTCGCGCACCAACGGCGAACGCGTCGACCAGCGCGCCGTCGACCTGGGCATGGTCCCCGAGGAAGCCGCTCTGCGGGCTCTTGGGTCCGAATTGGGGATCGACTTTCTCGATCTCGAATCCGCCGAGGTCGACCTCTCGCTCCTGGCGAGCTTTCCGCAAAAGCTGATCCATCGGCACGCGATGTTCCCCGTGCGGCGGACCGGGGCGGGAATGGTGGTGGCCACCAGCGACCCCCTCGACCTGTTTCCGCTCGACGACGCGGCCGCCGCGGTCGGCGTTCCCGTGCTGCCGATCCTCGCCACCCGCGAGCACATCGCCAAACGCATCAAGGCCCACCTGGGAGTCGGCAGCGAAACCATCGAAGGTCTCCTCGCCCAGCGCGAGGAGGAAGAGGTCGAACTCGTCGAGGGATTGCAGGTCGACGACGCTGAGATCTCCGCCCAAGTCCAAGAAGCCTCGGTCGTGCGGCTGGTCAACGAGATTTTGCTCGAAGCGATCGACAGCCGCGCCAGCGACGTCCACATCGAGTCGCAACCCTCGGGGGTCCGGGTTCGGTACCGCATCGACGGTTTGCTGCAGGCGCAGCCGACCCCGCCGGAGATCAATCGCTTTCAAGCCGCGATCATCAGCCGCCTTAAGATCATGGCGCGGCTCAATATCGCCGAGAAGCGACTCCCGCAAGACGGTCGCATCAAGCTCAAAGTCCATGGTCGCGAGGTCGACGTCCGCGTGTCGGTGATCCCCATGCTGCACGGCGAGGGGATCGTGATGCGGCTTCTGGACAAGGGCCGCATGAACTTCTCGCTCGCCAAGCTGGGGATGGAGCGGACGTTGCACGAACAGTTCGAGCAGCTCATTCAAATGCCGCACGGCATCGTGCTCGTCACCGGACCGACCGGCTCGGGGAAGACGACCACGCTCTACAGCGCGCTACTGCACATCAAGAGCGAAGACACCAAGATCATCACGACCGAGGATCCGGTCGAGTACCAGCTCGAAGGAATCAATCAGATCCAGGTTCACCCGAAGATCGGACTCACGTTCGCGGCGTCGCTGCGGTCGATTCTGCGGCATGACCCCGACGTGGTGCTCGTGGGCGAAATCCGCGACTTCGAGACGGCCGAGAACGCGATCCAGGCGTCGCTCACGGGGCACCTCGTGTTCAGCACGCTCCACACGAACGACGCTCCCAGCGCCTACACGCGACTGGTCGACATGGGGATCGAGCCGTTTCTCGTGGCGAGCACGGTCGAGGCGGTCATGGCTCAGCGCTTGGTGCGGACCCTCTGCCCCAAGTGCCGCGAGCCGTTCGATCCGATTCGCGACGACCTGCCGCCCGACTTTCCTTGGGATTCGTTCGTCAAGCTCGACCTGCCGTTGTACCGCCCCGGCGGGTGCCGGGAGTGCCGAGGAGGCGGGTTCGCGGGTCGGCAGGGCATCTTCGAACTCTGCCCCACGTCCGAATCCGTCCGGCAACTGGCTCACGACCGGGCCAGCAGTTGGGAAATCCGCAAAGCGGCGGTCGCCGACGGCATGCGCACGCTTCGCCAGGACGCCTGGCTCAAGGTGCTCGAAGGCCGAACCACGGTCGACGAAGTGCTCCGCGTCACCAAGGGAGACAGGCTGTAG
- a CDS encoding AMP nucleosidase, whose amino-acid sequence MITKLALAQDWLPRYTGMPLEEFGDFILLTNFRTYVDKFAEKFDCRIYGADRPMQAASNKDGLTIINFGIGSPNAATVMDLLTAKHPKAALFLGKCGGVHHSTEIGHFILPIGAIRGEGTSDDYLPAKVPALPSFKLHKFVSQKLVERHLEYRTGVVYTTNRRVWEHDNTFRRQLADYTPIAIDMETATVFVVGHCNQIARGALLLVSDLPMTPEGIKTQASDARVTRDWSNVHLEIGIESLSEIEEKGEQIKHFQY is encoded by the coding sequence ATGATCACCAAACTCGCGCTCGCCCAGGATTGGTTGCCGCGATATACGGGAATGCCGCTCGAGGAGTTCGGCGACTTCATCCTGCTGACGAACTTTCGCACGTACGTGGACAAGTTCGCCGAAAAGTTCGACTGCCGGATCTACGGCGCCGACCGGCCGATGCAAGCCGCCAGCAACAAGGACGGGCTGACGATCATCAACTTCGGCATCGGGTCCCCCAACGCCGCGACGGTGATGGACCTGCTGACCGCCAAACACCCCAAGGCGGCGCTGTTTCTCGGCAAATGCGGGGGGGTGCATCACTCGACCGAAATCGGCCACTTCATTCTGCCGATCGGCGCCATCCGCGGCGAGGGGACCAGCGACGACTACCTGCCGGCCAAGGTGCCGGCCTTGCCGTCGTTCAAGCTTCACAAGTTCGTCTCGCAGAAGCTGGTCGAGCGGCATTTGGAGTACCGCACGGGGGTCGTCTACACGACGAACCGCCGCGTCTGGGAGCACGACAACACGTTCCGCCGGCAGTTAGCCGACTACACCCCGATTGCGATCGACATGGAAACGGCGACGGTGTTCGTCGTCGGCCACTGCAACCAAATCGCGCGCGGGGCGCTGCTCTTGGTCTCGGACTTGCCGATGACCCCCGAGGGGATCAAGACCCAGGCGAGCGACGCCCGCGTGACCCGCGACTGGTCGAACGTCCATCTCGAGATCGGGATTGAGTCGCTCAGCGAGATCGAAGAGAAGGGCGAACAGATTAAGCATTTTCAGTATTGA
- a CDS encoding PEP-CTERM sorting domain-containing protein (PEP-CTERM proteins occur, often in large numbers, in the proteomes of bacteria that also encode an exosortase, a predicted intramembrane cysteine proteinase. The presence of a PEP-CTERM domain at a protein's C-terminus predicts cleavage within the sorting domain, followed by covalent anchoring to some some component of the (usually Gram-negative) cell surface. Many PEP-CTERM proteins exhibit an unusual sequence composition that includes large numbers of potential glycosylation sites. Expression of one such protein has been shown restore the ability of a bacterium to form floc, a type of biofilm.) — protein MKRRHLFTLAACAVAVWATSSAQAVLLVYEPFDYNVGSQLTGQSGGQGFNAAWTGRENNLANVPAGSTSIQAGSLAGPAGLVTQGGHAMITGASGTTQPARTFSAQAQAAIAAQEGSGGSLWVSFLAQRQGAANDTSTGAGSNWLNNPYPRGVNVSLFNAGLNDELTGIGNSSAASDNTWSIIPDGSGAQREGAYNPAGGVAGGGPETVGAATYPWNDLHWAVVRIDYNGAGGNQDMRLWLDPDPTGAAPLDADAVATIIGTDTNYRTLLGVGGLRPFVGNQSGTVGGANFQPAGVLVLDEIRVGTEFRDMNSTQVIPEPATFGLLALAGAALAIRRRR, from the coding sequence ATGAAGCGACGTCATCTATTCACATTGGCCGCATGCGCGGTCGCCGTCTGGGCGACCTCGTCGGCCCAGGCCGTTCTCTTGGTGTACGAACCGTTTGACTACAACGTCGGTTCCCAATTGACAGGCCAGTCGGGCGGGCAAGGATTCAACGCCGCCTGGACGGGTCGCGAGAACAATCTTGCCAACGTTCCTGCCGGCAGCACCTCAATCCAAGCGGGCAGTTTGGCAGGCCCTGCGGGCTTGGTCACCCAAGGCGGGCACGCCATGATCACTGGCGCCAGCGGGACGACCCAGCCGGCAAGAACGTTCAGCGCTCAGGCTCAGGCTGCAATCGCCGCCCAGGAAGGCTCCGGCGGCAGCTTGTGGGTGAGCTTCCTCGCTCAGCGACAAGGCGCTGCGAACGACACCAGCACGGGCGCCGGCTCCAACTGGCTCAATAACCCCTATCCGCGCGGAGTGAACGTCAGCCTGTTTAACGCCGGGCTGAACGACGAGTTGACCGGCATCGGCAACTCGTCAGCCGCCAGCGACAACACCTGGTCGATCATCCCCGACGGATCGGGTGCGCAGCGAGAAGGCGCCTACAATCCTGCCGGTGGCGTGGCCGGCGGCGGGCCGGAAACCGTTGGCGCTGCGACTTATCCCTGGAATGATCTCCACTGGGCGGTCGTTCGCATCGACTACAACGGCGCCGGGGGCAACCAAGACATGCGACTTTGGTTGGATCCCGATCCGACCGGTGCTGCTCCTCTTGACGCCGACGCCGTGGCCACGATCATCGGCACCGACACCAACTATCGAACGCTGCTTGGCGTCGGCGGCTTGCGGCCGTTCGTCGGCAATCAATCAGGGACCGTCGGGGGAGCCAATTTCCAACCGGCTGGCGTGCTCGTGCTCGACGAAATTCGAGTCGGAACTGAATTTCGTGACATGAACTCCACTCAAGTGATTCCCGAGCCGGCGACCTTCGGCCTGCTCGCACTGGCCGGAGCGGCCCTGGCGATCCGGCGACGTCGCTAG
- a CDS encoding type II secretion system F family protein, producing the protein MPDFAYIARDQRGQRVEGLLAAATQREALAALAAKDLFPMQVKAAGGQKPQVGGLKVRPQAMSQFYTQLAALLRSGVPLLRSLEVLRGQSSNASLKEISSDLHARVTEGDSLAEAMTRHPRAFNELSRSIVRAGGEGGFLEEALERVAKFTDQQAELKSRVMGALAYPIFLAVFGVSIVTVLVIFFVPKFEELFARLRARGELPALTDWLLVLSDAVGKYGLWIALGIAGLVLTARAKIQTAEGRWFLDRWRLRLPQAGLIYRNFAVARFCRVLGTLLSGGVPIVRSLKISADSTGNRVLAKAINDAADNITAGESLAAPLAASGHFPPNVVEMVGVAEQSNTLETVLTDIADSLERETWRRLDLFVRLLEPVMLLALASAVLVIVIALLLPMLKSAMAM; encoded by the coding sequence ATGCCTGACTTCGCCTACATCGCTCGCGATCAGCGGGGGCAGCGCGTCGAGGGCTTGCTCGCGGCGGCGACGCAGCGCGAGGCGCTTGCGGCGCTCGCGGCCAAGGACCTGTTTCCAATGCAGGTCAAAGCGGCCGGGGGGCAGAAGCCGCAGGTCGGCGGGCTCAAGGTCCGACCGCAGGCGATGTCGCAGTTCTACACCCAGCTGGCGGCCTTGCTGCGCAGCGGCGTGCCGCTGTTGCGTTCGCTGGAGGTGCTGCGAGGCCAATCGTCCAATGCGTCGCTCAAGGAGATCTCCAGCGACCTGCACGCCCGCGTCACCGAAGGGGACTCGCTCGCCGAGGCGATGACCCGCCATCCCCGGGCGTTCAACGAATTGTCGCGCAGCATCGTTCGCGCCGGCGGCGAAGGGGGGTTCCTCGAGGAGGCCCTCGAACGCGTCGCCAAGTTCACCGACCAGCAGGCAGAACTCAAGAGCCGCGTGATGGGAGCCCTGGCGTATCCCATCTTTCTGGCCGTGTTCGGCGTGTCGATCGTCACCGTGCTGGTGATCTTCTTCGTGCCGAAGTTCGAGGAGCTGTTCGCCCGACTGCGCGCTCGCGGCGAGTTGCCGGCGCTCACCGATTGGCTGCTCGTTCTGAGCGACGCGGTCGGCAAGTACGGACTGTGGATCGCTCTGGGGATCGCGGGACTCGTGCTTACGGCGCGGGCCAAAATTCAAACTGCCGAAGGACGCTGGTTCCTTGATCGCTGGCGACTCCGGCTGCCGCAAGCCGGGCTCATTTATCGCAACTTCGCCGTGGCGCGGTTCTGCCGCGTGTTGGGAACGCTGCTCTCGGGAGGCGTGCCGATCGTGCGGTCGCTGAAGATCAGCGCCGACTCGACCGGCAATCGAGTCCTGGCCAAGGCGATCAACGACGCGGCCGACAATATCACCGCGGGCGAATCGTTGGCCGCCCCGCTGGCCGCAAGCGGCCACTTTCCCCCCAACGTGGTCGAGATGGTCGGCGTGGCCGAGCAGTCCAACACGCTCGAAACGGTGCTGACGGACATTGCCGACTCGCTGGAGCGGGAGACTTGGCGAAGGCTCGACCTGTTCGTGCGATTGCTGGAGCCGGTCATGCTGCTGGCGCTCGCCTCGGCGGTGCTGGTGATCGTGATCGCCCTGCTCTTGCCCATGCTGAAATCGGCCATGGCGATGTAG
- a CDS encoding nucleoside deaminase: protein MIDPEELMRVAIETCRQGLAKGQSPFGCAIAQGDRIIARNHNTVVLTTDITAHAEVNAIRAANREISDIFLEGAIVATTCEPCPMCMAALHWARVDTVYYGATIGDAESAGFNELQLPAAELLSRGGSKLKLIDDTLRDECRQLFADWLADPARKVY from the coding sequence ATGATCGATCCTGAAGAACTGATGCGCGTGGCGATCGAGACCTGCCGCCAGGGACTCGCCAAGGGGCAGAGCCCCTTCGGATGCGCGATCGCCCAAGGCGATCGCATTATCGCTCGCAACCACAACACGGTCGTGCTGACGACCGACATCACGGCTCACGCCGAGGTGAACGCGATTCGGGCCGCGAATCGCGAAATCAGCGATATTTTTCTGGAAGGGGCAATCGTCGCGACGACCTGCGAACCTTGCCCGATGTGCATGGCGGCGCTCCACTGGGCACGGGTCGACACGGTGTATTACGGCGCCACGATCGGCGACGCCGAGAGTGCGGGATTCAACGAACTGCAACTGCCCGCCGCCGAACTGCTGAGCCGGGGCGGGAGCAAGTTGAAGCTGATCGACGACACCCTCCGCGACGAATGCCGACAACTGTTCGCCGACTGGCTCGCCGACCCCGCTCGAAAGGTCTATTGA
- the greA gene encoding transcription elongation factor GreA, with translation MAERTPMTRTGYNKLKAELEELANVQMPEIEMRIAAARAEGDLKENAEYHGARESQGLLQAKINLLKAKLAGAEIVDPALLPKGQVVFGATVVVKDLDFGESEVFTLVGAGEEDYDEGKILVNSPIGQGLLGKKVGEQVAIEVPAGVNRFEILEIRSNE, from the coding sequence ATGGCCGAACGCACTCCCATGACCCGGACCGGTTACAACAAGCTCAAGGCCGAGCTGGAAGAACTGGCCAACGTCCAGATGCCCGAGATCGAGATGCGGATCGCCGCCGCCCGAGCCGAGGGAGATCTCAAGGAAAACGCCGAGTACCACGGCGCCCGCGAGAGCCAGGGGCTGCTGCAGGCGAAAATCAACCTGCTCAAGGCGAAGCTGGCCGGGGCCGAGATCGTCGACCCGGCGTTGCTCCCCAAGGGGCAGGTCGTCTTCGGCGCCACGGTCGTCGTCAAGGATCTCGACTTCGGCGAGAGCGAGGTGTTCACCCTGGTGGGCGCCGGCGAGGAGGACTACGACGAAGGGAAGATCCTCGTCAACAGTCCGATCGGCCAAGGGTTGCTGGGGAAGAAAGTCGGCGAACAAGTCGCGATCGAGGTCCCTGCCGGCGTGAACCGGTTCGAAATCCTGGAAATCCGCAGCAACGAGTGA
- a CDS encoding sigma-70 family RNA polymerase sigma factor, with amino-acid sequence MTQTAARLRALAALAQTQGHLTYDQANSFLPDEVAHSRHMDLLLELLDGMQIEVVEPARPARVAEDAAAADDAASALLPSELPKLTDDPIRMYLSQMCRIPLLSRDEEISLAKKIELCRKRFRRNVLRSFFALEKTVEVLERVHAGELPFDRTIKVSLTERLTKSEISARMPRNLPTLRALMHAQREDYGVLTSKSAPTEEKSAARARFIRRRRKMLKLVEELSLRTRRVQPLMNELEEISRRMDRLSAQLKQLLEQGAGAARIRPVRNELRNLMQQTLESPRSLRDRCRLLRRQLTELERVKRELSSGNLRLVVSIAKKYRNRGMSFLDLIQEGNTGLMRAVDKYEYRRGFKFSTYATWWIRQAITRAIADQARTIRIPVHMIDVLSKLQQTAKRLQHELGRMPTNEETALAAGIDLDESLHVLDIGRTPVSLDRPVGEGDDCSFGEFVEDGHADNPLKLANNSILREKIDGLLMTLTYREREIVRLRYGLHDGYCYTLEEVGRIFKVTRERVRQIEAKAISKLQNPVRSSELEEYVADSPVIAPEEVWDDMPATLPLFPQEEAAALRAAA; translated from the coding sequence ATGACCCAGACCGCTGCGCGCCTTCGCGCCCTCGCCGCCCTCGCCCAGACCCAGGGGCATCTCACCTACGATCAGGCGAACTCGTTCCTGCCGGACGAGGTGGCCCACTCGCGGCACATGGACCTGCTGCTCGAGCTGCTCGACGGCATGCAGATCGAGGTGGTCGAACCGGCCCGCCCGGCGCGCGTCGCCGAAGACGCGGCCGCAGCCGACGACGCGGCCTCGGCGCTCCTGCCCAGTGAGTTGCCGAAGCTGACCGACGACCCGATCCGCATGTATCTGTCGCAGATGTGTCGGATTCCGCTCTTGTCGCGCGACGAGGAAATCTCGCTCGCCAAAAAGATCGAGCTCTGCCGCAAGCGGTTCCGCCGCAACGTGCTCCGGTCGTTCTTCGCCTTGGAGAAGACGGTCGAAGTGCTTGAACGGGTCCACGCCGGCGAGCTGCCGTTCGATCGGACGATCAAGGTGTCGCTCACCGAGCGCCTGACTAAGTCCGAGATCTCGGCTCGCATGCCGCGCAACCTGCCGACCTTGCGGGCGTTGATGCACGCTCAGCGCGAGGACTACGGCGTGTTGACCAGCAAGTCGGCGCCGACGGAGGAGAAATCCGCGGCCCGCGCGCGATTCATCCGCCGACGCCGCAAAATGCTCAAGCTCGTCGAGGAGCTCAGCCTCCGGACGCGGCGGGTGCAGCCGCTGATGAACGAACTGGAAGAGATCTCCCGCCGGATGGACCGACTCAGCGCCCAGCTCAAGCAACTCCTCGAGCAGGGCGCCGGCGCGGCCCGAATCCGCCCGGTCCGCAACGAACTGCGGAACCTGATGCAGCAGACGCTGGAATCCCCCCGCAGCTTGCGCGACCGCTGTCGGCTCCTGCGCCGACAGCTCACCGAACTGGAACGCGTAAAACGCGAGCTCTCCAGCGGCAACCTGCGGTTGGTCGTTTCGATCGCCAAGAAGTATCGCAACCGGGGGATGAGCTTTCTGGATTTGATCCAGGAAGGGAACACCGGGTTGATGCGGGCGGTCGACAAGTACGAGTATCGCCGTGGGTTCAAGTTCTCGACGTACGCCACGTGGTGGATTCGCCAGGCGATCACCCGGGCGATCGCCGATCAGGCCCGCACGATTCGCATCCCGGTCCATATGATCGACGTGCTCAGCAAATTGCAGCAGACCGCCAAGCGGCTGCAGCACGAACTGGGCCGGATGCCCACGAACGAGGAGACCGCCCTGGCCGCGGGGATCGATCTCGACGAGAGCCTCCATGTGCTCGACATCGGCCGCACGCCGGTCAGCCTCGACCGACCGGTCGGCGAGGGAGACGATTGCAGCTTCGGCGAGTTCGTCGAGGACGGCCACGCCGATAACCCGCTCAAGCTGGCCAACAACAGCATCCTGCGGGAAAAGATCGACGGGCTTCTCATGACGCTCACCTACCGCGAACGCGAGATCGTGCGGCTGCGGTACGGGCTGCACGACGGCTACTGCTACACGCTCGAGGAGGTGGGGCGGATCTTCAAGGTCACGCGCGAACGGGTCCGGCAGATCGAGGCCAAAGCGATCTCGAAGCTGCAAAACCCGGTCCGCAGCAGCGAACTCGAGGAATACGTGGCCGACAGCCCCGTGATCGCTCCCGAGGAGGTCTGGGACGATATGCCGGCGACGCTGCCGCTGTTCCCGCAGGAGGAAGCCGCCGCCCTGCGAGCCGCGGCGTAA